Proteins encoded within one genomic window of Brachybacterium sp. P6-10-X1:
- the kduI gene encoding 5-dehydro-4-deoxy-D-glucuronate isomerase, giving the protein MDKIEQRYATHPGDIPRMDTGEIRDRYLVDDLFAPGQIRAVYTHHDRMVLVGIAPTDRPLSLEGFPEIRSEQFFAHREAGVVNVGGDGIVDVDGEVHPLAHGACLYIGRGAASVTFSSEEGAEARFYVVSAPAHTAYPTTSVAPGQGTVRELGDPLTSNRRTLNQYIHENGVQSCQVVMGVTTLHPGSMWNTMPAHTHDRRTECYLYFDLPEDARVIHLLGRPDETRHMTVADQEAVISPSWSVHSGVGTSAYSFVWAMAGENKSFDDMDTFPVSDMR; this is encoded by the coding sequence ATGGACAAGATCGAACAGCGCTACGCCACGCACCCCGGGGACATCCCGCGGATGGACACGGGGGAGATCCGCGACCGCTATCTGGTCGACGACCTCTTCGCCCCCGGCCAGATCCGGGCCGTCTACACCCACCATGACCGCATGGTGCTGGTCGGGATCGCCCCCACCGATCGACCGCTGTCGCTCGAGGGCTTCCCCGAGATCCGCTCCGAGCAGTTCTTCGCCCATCGTGAGGCGGGCGTCGTCAACGTCGGCGGGGATGGCATCGTCGACGTCGACGGCGAGGTCCACCCCCTGGCCCATGGCGCATGCCTGTACATCGGTCGGGGAGCAGCGTCCGTGACCTTCTCCTCGGAGGAGGGGGCCGAGGCGCGCTTCTACGTCGTCTCGGCACCGGCCCACACCGCGTACCCGACGACCTCCGTCGCGCCCGGCCAGGGCACGGTGCGGGAACTCGGCGACCCGCTCACCTCGAACCGTCGGACGCTGAACCAGTACATCCACGAGAACGGGGTCCAGTCCTGCCAGGTGGTCATGGGCGTCACCACCCTGCATCCCGGCTCCATGTGGAACACGATGCCCGCGCACACCCACGACCGGCGCACGGAGTGCTATCTGTACTTCGATCTGCCGGAGGACGCGCGGGTCATCCACCTCCTCGGGCGCCCGGACGAGACCCGTCACATGACCGTCGCTGATCAGGAAGCGGTCATCTCGCCCAGCTGGTCTGTGCACTCGGGGGTGGGCACGTCCGCCTACTCCTTCGTGTGGGCCATGGCCGGTGAGAACAAGTCGTTCGACGACATGGACACGTTCCCCGTCTCCGACATGCGGTGA
- a CDS encoding C-terminal binding protein: MTDHTVVITECDHDGFDPESAEAAKNDLTLRIEQSTPEDLVANIQDADGILVQYSQITADVMDQAPRLRAIGRYGVGVDTVDIDAATDRGIAVTNVPDYGTEAVSDHAIGLAVSLARGIPLLDRSIRAGQYDVSLAKPLFQMTDRTFGVLGLGRIGTATARKAAGLGYRVIGHDFGIESGTRHHGVEVVSFEELIEQSQVLSVHVPLTEHTRGMIGRDQLAAMRSDALLVNTARGGIIDTDALVEALRAGGIGGAGIDCHEQEPLPATHPIAALDNVVLTPHAAWYTEQSYVELKRRTLEGVADVLAGRSPRNLLNPAALDHPRVIG; this comes from the coding sequence ATGACCGATCACACGGTAGTCATCACCGAGTGCGACCACGACGGCTTCGATCCCGAATCCGCTGAGGCGGCCAAGAACGACCTGACTCTGCGCATCGAGCAGTCGACGCCGGAGGACCTCGTCGCCAACATCCAGGACGCCGACGGCATCCTGGTCCAGTATTCGCAGATCACGGCCGACGTCATGGACCAGGCCCCGCGGTTGCGGGCCATCGGCCGGTACGGCGTGGGGGTCGACACCGTCGACATCGACGCGGCGACCGACCGGGGCATCGCGGTCACCAACGTCCCCGACTACGGCACGGAGGCGGTCTCCGATCATGCGATCGGCCTCGCGGTCTCCCTCGCGCGGGGCATCCCCCTGCTGGACCGCAGCATCCGCGCCGGCCAGTACGATGTGTCGCTCGCGAAGCCCCTGTTCCAGATGACGGACCGCACCTTCGGCGTCCTCGGTCTCGGGCGCATCGGCACCGCCACCGCGCGGAAGGCCGCAGGGCTGGGTTACCGCGTGATCGGCCACGACTTCGGCATCGAGTCCGGGACACGGCACCACGGCGTCGAGGTCGTCAGCTTCGAGGAGCTGATCGAGCAGTCCCAGGTCCTCTCGGTGCACGTCCCGCTGACCGAGCACACCCGCGGCATGATCGGCCGGGACCAGCTCGCTGCCATGCGATCGGACGCTCTGCTCGTCAACACCGCGCGGGGCGGCATCATCGACACCGACGCTCTCGTCGAGGCTCTGCGCGCGGGCGGCATCGGCGGCGCGGGCATCGATTGCCATGAACAGGAGCCCCTGCCCGCGACCCATCCCATCGCTGCGCTAGACAACGTGGTGCTGACGCCCCATGCCGCCTGGTACACCGAGCAGTCCTACGTCGAGTTGAAGCGGCGCACACTGGAAGGTGTCGCGGACGTCCTCGCCGGCCGGAGTCCGCGGAACCTCCTGAATCCCGCAGCGCTCGATCATCCCCGCGTCATCGGGTGA